A single window of Brevundimonas naejangsanensis DNA harbors:
- a CDS encoding PQQ-like beta-propeller repeat protein: MNKTLKVALLCGLAMTVASCGTVRKVLPFGLGGDKEPVATASEGQRISILEFEQQLTPSAALSGRDFFLPGPQAATSWSQPGGNAENAVEHVIAAPDFAVAWRRDIGAGSGRTNQVMSPVVADGGKIFVLDGEAGVTAVDAGTGQVAWKASVKVDEADRGRRILGVGFGGGAGGGGFGGGLAVSDGKVFVSSGYRVMTAFDANTGAELWRTSVDLPIHGAPTVSGQRVYVVDVDNQLMAFNVANGQQDWSYRGITEPARIMRASSPAVSGGTVVAPFSSGQIVALQASNGQPVWEQVLSRTSRTSALSELRDIAGRPVVSRGQVYAVSQSGVLQSMDLRSGQPKWSLPVAGVNQPLPVGDVLYVVSKSGELTVVNRETGQVYWTRDLNEGRVRKEGGFLGFGKRTVRPVWSGPIMASNRLVLVNSDGEAVAFDPKTGAQTASLKLGSAAYIAPAAYNGALYVLTDKGQLVSIR; encoded by the coding sequence ATGAACAAAACCCTGAAAGTCGCTCTGCTGTGCGGCCTGGCGATGACCGTCGCCTCCTGCGGCACCGTTCGCAAGGTCCTGCCGTTCGGCCTGGGCGGCGACAAGGAGCCGGTGGCGACCGCCAGCGAAGGCCAACGGATATCCATTCTTGAGTTCGAACAGCAGCTGACGCCGTCGGCCGCTCTGTCGGGCCGCGATTTCTTTCTGCCCGGACCGCAGGCGGCCACCAGCTGGAGCCAGCCGGGCGGCAACGCCGAGAACGCCGTCGAGCACGTCATCGCCGCGCCGGACTTCGCCGTCGCCTGGCGGCGCGACATCGGCGCCGGATCGGGGCGGACCAATCAGGTGATGTCGCCGGTCGTCGCCGACGGCGGCAAGATTTTCGTGCTGGACGGCGAGGCGGGCGTGACGGCCGTTGACGCCGGCACCGGCCAGGTGGCGTGGAAGGCCAGCGTCAAGGTCGACGAGGCCGACCGCGGTCGCCGCATCCTGGGCGTCGGCTTCGGCGGCGGCGCGGGCGGCGGCGGTTTCGGCGGCGGTCTCGCAGTCAGCGACGGCAAGGTCTTCGTCTCGTCCGGCTATCGCGTCATGACGGCGTTCGACGCCAATACGGGCGCCGAGCTGTGGCGCACCTCGGTGGATCTGCCGATCCACGGCGCGCCGACGGTGTCGGGCCAGCGGGTCTATGTCGTCGACGTCGACAACCAGTTGATGGCCTTCAACGTGGCCAACGGCCAGCAGGACTGGTCCTATCGCGGCATCACCGAGCCGGCCCGCATCATGCGCGCCTCCAGCCCGGCGGTCAGCGGCGGCACGGTGGTGGCGCCCTTCTCCTCGGGTCAGATCGTGGCCCTGCAGGCCTCGAACGGCCAGCCGGTGTGGGAGCAGGTGCTGTCGCGCACCAGCCGCACCAGCGCCCTGTCTGAACTGCGCGACATCGCCGGTCGCCCGGTGGTCAGCCGCGGCCAGGTCTACGCCGTCAGCCAGTCGGGCGTGCTGCAGTCGATGGATCTGCGCAGCGGCCAGCCGAAGTGGTCCTTGCCGGTGGCGGGCGTGAACCAGCCCCTGCCGGTCGGCGACGTGCTCTATGTGGTGTCCAAGTCGGGCGAGCTGACCGTGGTCAACCGCGAGACGGGGCAGGTCTACTGGACCCGCGACTTGAACGAAGGCCGCGTGCGCAAGGAAGGCGGCTTCCTGGGCTTCGGCAAGCGCACCGTGCGCCCGGTCTGGTCGGGTCCGATCATGGCGTCCAACCGTCTGGTTCTGGTCAACTCGGACGGCGAGGCGGTGGCCTTTGATCCGAAGACCGGCGCGCAGACCGCCAGCCTGAAGCTGGGTTCGGCCGCCTATATCGCCCCGGCCGCCTATAACGGCGCGCTTTACGTTCTGACCGACAAGGGTCAGCTGGTC